A region of Streptomyces sp. NBC_01267 DNA encodes the following proteins:
- a CDS encoding ABC transporter permease: MSTATIEKPAPVTTAAANSEGRIGLRGNLRHIGALARRNALQIKADPESMFDVLLMPIIFTLLFVFVFGGAISGKGHQTQYVDYVVPGLMAMMGMNIAMAVGTGVNDDFKKGVMDRFRSMPIARSSVLIAKIVVEIGRMLVAITILLTVGFILGLTIHTSVLSLFAAIGLSLVFGASLMWIFILLGLTLKTAQAVQGMAMLVLMPLQFGSSIFAPPTTMPGWLQAFTDYNPLSNLADAARNLVNGGPVAHSVLMTLGWSVAITAITAPLAIRKFRKKT; encoded by the coding sequence ATGAGCACGGCAACGATCGAGAAGCCGGCGCCCGTCACCACGGCCGCGGCGAACTCCGAGGGCCGGATCGGGCTGCGGGGCAATCTCCGGCACATCGGAGCGCTGGCGCGGCGCAACGCGCTGCAGATCAAGGCGGACCCGGAGTCGATGTTCGACGTCCTGCTGATGCCGATCATCTTCACCCTGCTGTTCGTGTTCGTCTTCGGCGGCGCCATCTCGGGCAAGGGCCACCAGACGCAGTACGTCGACTACGTCGTTCCCGGGCTGATGGCGATGATGGGCATGAACATCGCCATGGCCGTCGGCACCGGCGTCAACGACGACTTCAAGAAGGGGGTGATGGACCGGTTCCGCAGTATGCCCATCGCCCGGTCGTCCGTCCTCATCGCGAAGATCGTCGTGGAGATCGGCCGGATGCTGGTCGCCATCACGATCCTGCTGACCGTGGGCTTCATCCTGGGTCTCACCATCCACACCTCGGTGCTCTCGCTCTTCGCGGCGATCGGCCTCTCGCTGGTGTTCGGCGCCTCGCTGATGTGGATCTTCATCCTGCTCGGACTGACTTTGAAGACGGCGCAAGCCGTTCAGGGGATGGCCATGCTGGTCCTGATGCCGCTGCAGTTCGGTTCGTCGATCTTCGCCCCGCCCACCACGATGCCCGGCTGGCTCCAGGCGTTCACCGACTACAACCCGCTCTCCAACCTCGCGGACGCGGCGCGGAACCTGGTGAACGGCGGACCGGTCGCCCACTCCGTGCTGATGACGCTCGGCTGGTCGGTGGCGATCACCGCGATCACCGCGCCGCTGGCGATCCGGAAGTTCCGCAAGAAGACCTGA